The DNA region CTTTTGGCTTCCTGACTAACTAAATTGATTCCTCGCTCCTTATCCTCTTCAGGAATCATGTCATTCTTCAAGCCTTCAATTACCCCGCTGATCGTTGTTAACGGAGTCCGCATTTCATGAGAAACATCGGCCATAAATTGCCTTCTACGGTTTTCTAAACTTTCAATTTCCTCCATCGAATGGTTTAACTTCTTCACCATATGATTAAAATCATTTGCCAATTCTCCAATTTCATCAAAATTGGAGGATGGTACATGTACATGATAATCTCCTGATGAAACGAGCGAGGTTGCTTCACGAAGCCGTCTAATTCGATGGACATGGATTCTCGATAAAAGCCAGCTTAGTAAAAAGGATACGCCTAATGCAATTAAGATGGCATAGATTAAAAATTGATTAACTTGACGGATCATTGTGCTTGAACCACTTATCGGCGAGGTTAATAAAATCCCTCCACCAAATGTTCCACCAACCATATAGGGCAAGACCACAAAGGTAACACCCTGATCAAATCTTTTATAGTCGCTTTGAAAGATGAGGGTTTTTCCCTTTGTGATTTTTTCCCATTCAGAAGCAGATAGTTCAATTGCAGGACCACCCCTGCCAACTGCATAGAGGTTAGCATCTTGGTCAAACATACTAAAGCTTATATTTCGAGCACGTAACACTGTACTGTGCTGATTAATAATTTGTTCCGTCGCAATCGGGTTACGTTCTATTTCTTTTAAAATCGCTTTTCCATATGTAATAAGTTCTTCCGCTTTATTCTCATATACTAAATTTCCTACATAATGAGCAAACAATAGACCCAATACAAGAAAGGCGACGACGATGATACTTATATGGCTAATAAATTGTTGATAAATATATCTAATTTTTATCTGCTTGAGTCGATTCATCAAACTTATATCCTACTCCCCATACAGTGTGAAAAAAGGGCTGTGTTGCTGGTTCTACTTTTTTTCGGAGTCGTTTAATATGAACATCCACCGTCCGCTCATCTCCATAAAACTGGTATCCCCATACCCGTTCAAGGAGCTGCTCTCTTGAAAACACCTGCTTAGGGTGTTCAGCCATATAGCATAGAAGGTCAAATTCCTTTGGAGTAAGGTTGGTAACAGACTTTCCGTTAACGAGAACTTCCCGCGTACTTTTACTGATTTTAAAATGTTCTGTCTGCAGAAAATCTTCTGTTTTATGTACCACTTGTGTTTGGACCCTACGGGTAACTGCCTTAATTCTTGCCATTAAGGTTAATGGGCTGAACGGTTTTGTAACATAATCGTCTGCACCCATTTCAAGCCCTAACACTTGATCAGATTCTGTATCCTTTGCTGTAAGCATAATAATCGGCACCGTATACTTTTCTTCTCTAATTTTTCGGCAGATGGTCACTCCATCCATCCCCGGTAGCATCCAATCTACTATTAGTGCGTCCCAGGTCCCCTCTTTAAAGCGGTTATACCCTTCTAAACCATCATTCACAAACTCGCCCTTAATGCCCTCTTTTGCAAAAAACATCTCAAGCATCGAACAAACACTTTTATTATCTTCAATCACTAATATATTCAATTCCGTTCAACTCCTATGGAAAAATAAAACTGTCCTTTCCTTTAGTTTATACGATTTTTCACTCATATCAACTTTCTGCTGCAATCTTCCTGACTATTTAATAGTTTGTTCATATTTTATTAATAAAAGGTCATTATAAACTTGGATGTTGATTTGAGCGGAAATAAACATGCCAGTTGCAGCGGGTTATCCGCCAGTTGCAGCGATTATCCGCCAGTGGGAACGAGTTATCCGCTAGCCAAGTTTAAACGAGTCAAGAAAAAAAGCCTTGAATCGCTTCAAGACCTCTTTCCTTGGTTTATTCTAATTATGGCTCAAGGATTAGTTTCCCTTTTGTTTTTCTGGATTGCAATAAACGGTGAACATTCGCTGCTTCTTCTAATGGGAAGACGCCGCCAATGGTGAGCTTTAACTTTCCTTCTCCTAGATAGGTTAGTAACTCTACTAAACTAGGTTGAAGTAATTCTGGCTTTCTCATAATTTGTGGTAGAAAAAAGCCGATAACAGATTGATTTCTACCCATGAGTGACGCTGGATATAATCGGCTTGGTTCACCGCTTGCAGCACCGAAAATAACAAGTCTACCGAAGGTCGCCAGGCATTTTAATGTTTTAGTAAATACCTCGCCGCCTACCATTTCAAGTGCAATATTAACACCTCTGCCACCTGTTGCCTCAAGAACCTGTTGTTCCCAGTTAGGCTCTGTGTAGTTAATTAAGACATCCGCACCCATTTCACGTGCTAATTCTAACTTTTCATCTGAACTAGCCGTTGCAATCACTTGTCCGGCGCCAAATAATTTTGCTAGTTGAACCGCAATAGTACCGACCCCACCAGCTGCAGCATGTACGAGAACACTTTCTCCTTTTTCCAAACGCCCCATTGTTTTCAAAATATGATAGGCACTTAACCCTTGAAGTGGTAAGGCAACTGCATGATGAAAATCTAATTGCTCTGGCAGTGGGATGAGCGTTCGTTCATCTGTTACCGCATATTCCGCGTACCCGGCCGATTCAATAAGCGTGACAACCCTTGCACCAGGCTTTACTGTCGTTACTTTGTCCCCTACTTCTACAACAACCCCTGCTATCTCAGCGCCTGGTATGAAAGGGAGTGGCGTCTTAATAACGTATTGTCCCTCTCTTCGTGCTGTGTCCGCATAATTCACACCAATCGCCTTAATTTCAATTAAGACCTCATGGCCCGTTGGTGTTGGTTTCTCTATTTCGACTACATTTAGCACTTCTGGTCCACCAAATTCAGTTAATTGAACCGCTTTCATGACAATTCTCCCCCTATTTCCCTTTAAACGCTGGTTGTCTTTTTTCTTTGAAGGCAGTGATTCCTTCGACATGATCTTCCGTTTGAACCATTAATACCTGTGTTAGACGCTCCTGCTCGAGGATTTCTTCAAGCGATGCAGTCATGGCATGGTCAATTAATTTCTTCTGCTTTCCAAATGCTTTTCCTGGACCATGAGCCAATTTAAGTGCTAGTTTGGTTGTTTCTTCCTGTAGCTTTTCTAATGGAAAAAGCAAATTAATTACTCCTAATTGATAGAGGCGCTCGGCAGGAATTGGTTCTGCACTAAAGAAGAATTGTTTCGCTAAATGTGGTCCAATTAATTTTGGTAGAAAATAAGAACCGCCTCCATCAGATACTAGACCCACTTGAGAAAAGCTAAGCGCAAACTTACTATCCTCTGCAGCGACAATTAAGTCACAGGCTAGTGCTAAATTAACCCCCGCTCCTGCAGCAAAACCATGGACAGCTGCAATAATTGGCTTTTCTGATTCTTTCATTGTTAGGATCAGTTCGTTTAATTTACCGACATGCTCATAAATTTGTGTAGCACTGGCCTGCCCCATTGTTTTTACATCCCCTCCTGCACTGAAGGAACGTCCTGCACCAGACAATACTACTACTTGAACATCTGGGTCATTTTGAATTTTTCGAAGAGAATTGGTTAATCCTTGGATCATTTCTGGACTAAAGGCATTTAAACTTTCAGGACGATTTAACGTGACCGCCAATACCGGTCCAACTTTTTCAATAATTAAATGTTCTTGTGCTAATCTCACCCTAATCATTCCTCTCATGCTTTCATTTTAAAAATCAATTATTTAATTAGCCAGCCGCCATCCACAAGTAGATCCGATCCTGTCATATACGAGGCTTCACTCGAAGCAGCAAAAACAATTACATTAGCAATTTCTTCTGGTCTTCCAACCCTCCCAATTGCCGTATTCCTTTGTATGGCTTTAACAAATTTATCATTTTGCAAGCCTTGTTCGGTTAAAGCTGTTTCAGCAAATCCAGGTGATACCGAATTAACGCGAATGCCAAACTGTGACATCTCCAACGCAAGCGCTTTGGTAAAATTAATTACACCTGCTTTAGCGGCGCTATAATGAGGGATTTCTGCACCCGCCTGGTGTCCAGAAAGGGAAGCAACATTTACAATTGCTCTGTTGCGTTCCTCCCGTTTTGCTGCTTCGGACATGATTTTCCCAAGGGCTTTCGATACAAGGAAAACACTTTTTAAATTCACATCTTGAACATAATCCCATTCCTGTTCAGACATTGTTAAAATTTTTGTATTTGACGAGCCACCTGCATTGTTGATTAGAACATGCAAATCACCGTATTGTTCCTCCACATACTCTGCCAGTTCTCTGACATCCTCTGCATCGGTAATATCAGCTGGGAATACTTCGGCCAACGGTATTTTTACTAGGCGATTAATTTCGTTAGCTGTTTCCTCCAATTTTGCTTTTGTCCTACCAACTAAGATGACCTTTGCCCCCTCACTTGCAAGACGAAGGGCTGTTGCTTTGCCAATGCCACTGCCCGCCCCCGTTACTAAAGCAATTGTCTGTGAGAATCTCATTATACTCCCCCTTTACAGTTCACCATAAGCAACTTTTGTTGCATGCTCTATTAGCGTTTTTACTTTATAATTTAAATTTGCAAATCGGGGATCATTGGTTTGGCCTTTCTTATAACGGAAATAGATTTGTTGACAGATTACAGCCAATTTAAAATAAGCAAAGGTTAAATAAAAGTTCATGTTGGTGACATCTCGGCCGCTCTTTTTTGCATATCGCTCAATAAATTGATTTCTTGTAAAGAATCCTTCTTGAACGGTGATTGATTCCTGGCCAAGTCCCTGTTTCAAGTGAACTGGATCGTCAGCTTGATTCCAATACCCTAAAGCAACCCCTAAGTCTGCTAATGGATCCCCAACGGTTGTCATTTCCCAATCAAATAAACCAACCATGTCCGACAAATTCTCGTTAAACATTGCATTATTGAACTTATAGTCATAGTGAATGACTGCAGCTTTCTGCTGCATTGGAAGATGATCTGCCAGCCATTTTTTCAAAGTATTCACAGCATCAATTTCATCCGTTTTAGCTCGTTCATAACGGCCAATCCAGCTATGGACCTGCCTTTCTAAAAACCCCTCAGGTTTACTGATAGCAGCAAGACCTGTCCCCCTATAGTCAAGGGAGTGCAGTTCAGCAAGCTTATCAACCATAACCTCTGATAACTGCTGACAAAGCTCTTTTGTAACCTTTATCCCTTCTGGAAATGACGTATCAAGCACAACACCTTTTTTCCTTTCCATAATAAAAAACGGACTCCCCAAAATCTCCAACTGATTCGAAAATAACAATGGTTTTGGTGCTACAGAGAATACGGGGTTAAGTTCTGAAAGTATCTTAAACTCCCTTTCCATATCATGGGCTTTAGGTGCAACTGGTCCTAATGGAGGACGTCTTAGCACGGCCTCCCAATCTCCTATTTTAATTTGATAGGTTAAATTGGAGTGTCCAGCAGAAAATTGTAGAACTTCAAGAGGGTTTCCAGGCAGATTTACAATGCTGGTACGTAAATATTTCTCTAGACCTGATAGATTCAATTCTTCCCCTTTTCGAACGGGGATCGTATCCTTACTCATCTGATGAGGCATATAACCCCTCCTTCAATTCGCAAAATTCAGTCACTTTAAAACAGAAGGCTTCCCTTCGTTCCAGACACAGTTCAGGGATGAACGAGATGGTGATCTAAAGCTTCTAATAACAGATCCGGAAGCGGCTCACTTTTTTGCAAATCAAAATCAAAGTGAACCATTACAGCATTTCCCTTTGCGATAAGTTGTTCTGTTTTCGTATCAATGATATCGTGGTCAATTTGAAAGCTTTTTGTCCCGATTTTCGATACATAGCTTTTAATTGTAAGCAACTGATTAAAGTATCCTTGACTAATAAAATCACATTTTGTTGAAGCGAGAATAAATTTCCAATCCCCTGTATTCATGTTGTAACCAATCGCTTCAAAAAAGCGAATCCTTGCTTCTTCGAGGTAGATAAAGTAACTCGTATTATTTATATGACCCAGAGCGTCTGTTTCTCCAAAACGGACACTTATCTGTATTTCGTGCATTGGTTGATTCACCTCTTAGACTTCGCTTATTTCAATACATTTGGTATGGAATAATTGAAAGAGAGTTTATTCATTAAACAAACTCTCTTTCCCTTTAGCATTAACTTACTTGTATTCCATCTAAAATCATGTCTACAAAAATCTCAGCTACTTCACGATCAGTAGCTGCCCCGCCAGGATTAAACCACTGATAACTCCAGTTGGCTGCACCTAGAATACCAAAGGTCACAATGTGAGCATTTAAATCCGTTCGAAACTCTCCATTTTCTATGCCATCCAAAAGAAGGTTTTCAATATTATTTCTAAATTGATCACGCTTTGGAACGATAATCGAAAGCCGT from Neobacillus sp. FSL H8-0543 includes:
- a CDS encoding HAMP domain-containing sensor histidine kinase yields the protein MNRLKQIKIRYIYQQFISHISIIVVAFLVLGLLFAHYVGNLVYENKAEELITYGKAILKEIERNPIATEQIINQHSTVLRARNISFSMFDQDANLYAVGRGGPAIELSASEWEKITKGKTLIFQSDYKRFDQGVTFVVLPYMVGGTFGGGILLTSPISGSSTMIRQVNQFLIYAILIALGVSFLLSWLLSRIHVHRIRRLREATSLVSSGDYHVHVPSSNFDEIGELANDFNHMVKKLNHSMEEIESLENRRRQFMADVSHEMRTPLTTISGVIEGLKNDMIPEEDKERGINLVSQEAKRLIRLVNENLDIEKVRSNQIQLYREDIQLLEVLEIIQEQLTLQAEEKNVEILVEADPDIEVNADYDRLVQILINITKNSIQFTTDGTIWLRGKTEGNEPIIEVEDTGIGIDPNELENIWRRFYKADISRTSTPYGEFGLGLSIVKQLVLLHNGEINVTSEKGKGTKFVIRFKQEAVGN
- a CDS encoding response regulator transcription factor, whose product is MNILVIEDNKSVCSMLEMFFAKEGIKGEFVNDGLEGYNRFKEGTWDALIVDWMLPGMDGVTICRKIREEKYTVPIIMLTAKDTESDQVLGLEMGADDYVTKPFSPLTLMARIKAVTRRVQTQVVHKTEDFLQTEHFKISKSTREVLVNGKSVTNLTPKEFDLLCYMAEHPKQVFSREQLLERVWGYQFYGDERTVDVHIKRLRKKVEPATQPFFHTVWGVGYKFDESTQADKN
- a CDS encoding NADPH:quinone oxidoreductase family protein — its product is MKAVQLTEFGGPEVLNVVEIEKPTPTGHEVLIEIKAIGVNYADTARREGQYVIKTPLPFIPGAEIAGVVVEVGDKVTTVKPGARVVTLIESAGYAEYAVTDERTLIPLPEQLDFHHAVALPLQGLSAYHILKTMGRLEKGESVLVHAAAGGVGTIAVQLAKLFGAGQVIATASSDEKLELAREMGADVLINYTEPNWEQQVLEATGGRGVNIALEMVGGEVFTKTLKCLATFGRLVIFGAASGEPSRLYPASLMGRNQSVIGFFLPQIMRKPELLQPSLVELLTYLGEGKLKLTIGGVFPLEEAANVHRLLQSRKTKGKLILEP
- a CDS encoding enoyl-CoA hydratase; translation: MRLAQEHLIIEKVGPVLAVTLNRPESLNAFSPEMIQGLTNSLRKIQNDPDVQVVVLSGAGRSFSAGGDVKTMGQASATQIYEHVGKLNELILTMKESEKPIIAAVHGFAAGAGVNLALACDLIVAAEDSKFALSFSQVGLVSDGGGSYFLPKLIGPHLAKQFFFSAEPIPAERLYQLGVINLLFPLEKLQEETTKLALKLAHGPGKAFGKQKKLIDHAMTASLEEILEQERLTQVLMVQTEDHVEGITAFKEKRQPAFKGK
- a CDS encoding phosphotransferase family protein; amino-acid sequence: MPHQMSKDTIPVRKGEELNLSGLEKYLRTSIVNLPGNPLEVLQFSAGHSNLTYQIKIGDWEAVLRRPPLGPVAPKAHDMEREFKILSELNPVFSVAPKPLLFSNQLEILGSPFFIMERKKGVVLDTSFPEGIKVTKELCQQLSEVMVDKLAELHSLDYRGTGLAAISKPEGFLERQVHSWIGRYERAKTDEIDAVNTLKKWLADHLPMQQKAAVIHYDYKFNNAMFNENLSDMVGLFDWEMTTVGDPLADLGVALGYWNQADDPVHLKQGLGQESITVQEGFFTRNQFIERYAKKSGRDVTNMNFYLTFAYFKLAVICQQIYFRYKKGQTNDPRFANLNYKVKTLIEHATKVAYGEL
- a CDS encoding SDR family NAD(P)-dependent oxidoreductase, whose translation is MRFSQTIALVTGAGSGIGKATALRLASEGAKVILVGRTKAKLEETANEINRLVKIPLAEVFPADITDAEDVRELAEYVEEQYGDLHVLINNAGGSSNTKILTMSEQEWDYVQDVNLKSVFLVSKALGKIMSEAAKREERNRAIVNVASLSGHQAGAEIPHYSAAKAGVINFTKALALEMSQFGIRVNSVSPGFAETALTEQGLQNDKFVKAIQRNTAIGRVGRPEEIANVIVFAASSEASYMTGSDLLVDGGWLIK
- a CDS encoding thioesterase family protein, which gives rise to MHEIQISVRFGETDALGHINNTSYFIYLEEARIRFFEAIGYNMNTGDWKFILASTKCDFISQGYFNQLLTIKSYVSKIGTKSFQIDHDIIDTKTEQLIAKGNAVMVHFDFDLQKSEPLPDLLLEALDHHLVHP